A portion of the Pseudomonas protegens CHA0 genome contains these proteins:
- a CDS encoding nucleoside recognition domain-containing protein, with amino-acid sequence MLNGLWLGFFIVATVSALAQWLVGGNAGIFAAMVESIFAMAKLSVEVMVLLFGTLTLWLGFLRIAEKAGIVEWLAKVLGPLFKRLMPEVPPGHPALGLITLNFAANGLGLDNAATPIGLKAMRALQELNPSATTASNAQILFLVLNASSLTLLPVTIFMYRAQQGAADPTLVFLPILLATSASTLVGLLSVAVMQRLRLWDPVVLAYLIPGALALGAFMALLATLSATALASLSSILGNLTLFGLIMLFLVVGALRKVKVYEAFVEGAKEGFDVAKSLLPYLVAMLCAIGVLRASGALDFGLDGIRHLVEWAGWDTRFVDALPTALVKPFSGSAARAMLIETMQTQGVDSFPALVAATIQGSTETTFYVLAVYFGAVGIQRVRHAVGCALLAEFAGVVAAIAVCYWFFG; translated from the coding sequence CATGGTGGAAAGCATCTTCGCCATGGCCAAGCTGTCGGTGGAGGTCATGGTCCTGCTGTTCGGCACCCTGACCCTGTGGCTGGGTTTTCTGCGCATCGCCGAGAAGGCTGGAATCGTCGAGTGGCTGGCCAAGGTCCTGGGGCCGCTGTTCAAGCGCCTGATGCCGGAAGTGCCGCCGGGGCACCCGGCCCTGGGCCTGATCACCCTGAACTTCGCCGCCAACGGCCTGGGCCTGGACAACGCCGCCACGCCCATCGGCCTCAAGGCCATGCGCGCCCTGCAGGAACTCAACCCCAGCGCCACCACTGCCAGCAATGCGCAGATCCTGTTCCTGGTGCTCAACGCCTCGTCCCTGACCCTGCTGCCGGTGACCATCTTCATGTACCGCGCCCAGCAAGGCGCGGCGGACCCGACCCTGGTGTTCCTGCCGATTCTCCTGGCCACCAGCGCCTCGACCCTGGTGGGCCTGCTGTCGGTCGCGGTGATGCAGCGCCTGCGCCTGTGGGACCCGGTGGTACTGGCCTACCTGATTCCCGGGGCCCTGGCCCTGGGCGCCTTCATGGCCTTGCTGGCCACCCTGTCGGCCACGGCCCTGGCGTCCCTGTCGTCGATTCTCGGCAACCTCACGCTGTTTGGGCTGATCATGCTGTTCCTGGTGGTCGGCGCGCTGCGCAAGGTCAAGGTCTACGAGGCCTTTGTCGAGGGCGCCAAGGAGGGTTTCGACGTCGCCAAGAGCCTCTTGCCATACCTGGTCGCGATGCTCTGCGCCATCGGCGTGCTGCGGGCGTCCGGGGCCCTGGATTTCGGCCTCGACGGCATTCGTCATCTGGTGGAGTGGGCCGGTTGGGACACACGTTTCGTCGACGCCTTGCCCACTGCCCTGGTCAAGCCGTTCTCGGGCAGTGCGGCACGGGCCATGCTCATCGAGACCATGCAGACCCAGGGCGTGGACAGCTTCCCGGCCCTGGTGGCGGCCACCATCCAGGGCAGTACCGAAACCACCTTCTATGTGCTGGCGGTGTACTTCGGCGCGGTAGGCATCCAGCGGGTGCGGCACGCCGTGGGCTGTGCCTTGCTGGCGGAATTCGCCGGTGTGGTGGCGGCGATTGCGGTTTGCTACTGGTTCTTTGGATGA
- a CDS encoding MlaD family protein, giving the protein METRAHHVLIGLFTVIVVAGALLFGLWLAKSSVDSAFQDYQIVFNEAVSGLSKGSSVQYSGIKVGDVVNLRLDPKDPRRVLAQIRLGSETPIKEDTQAKLALTGITGTSIIQLSGGTPQSPTLKGKDGELPTIIASPSPIARLLNNSNDLMTGVNLLLHNANRMFSPDNVARVSSTLDNLQKTSASIAEQRDDLRQLMQQLGSISKQTGAMLEQTTALMRNANGLLNDQGKQMFGSAEHAMRSLEQSSATLNKLLSDNQDSLNNGMQGLNGLAPAVRELRETLSSLRAITRRLEANPGGYLLGNEKNKEFTP; this is encoded by the coding sequence ATGGAAACCCGAGCCCATCATGTACTGATCGGCCTGTTCACCGTGATCGTGGTGGCCGGCGCCTTGCTGTTCGGCCTGTGGCTGGCCAAGTCCAGCGTCGACAGCGCCTTCCAGGACTACCAGATCGTCTTCAACGAGGCGGTCAGTGGCCTGTCCAAGGGCAGCTCCGTGCAATACAGCGGGATCAAGGTCGGTGATGTGGTCAACCTGCGCCTGGACCCCAAGGACCCGCGCCGGGTGCTGGCACAGATCCGCCTGGGCAGCGAGACGCCGATCAAGGAGGACACCCAGGCCAAGCTGGCCCTGACCGGCATCACCGGCACCTCGATCATCCAGCTCAGCGGCGGCACGCCGCAAAGCCCGACCCTCAAGGGCAAGGACGGCGAACTGCCCACCATCATCGCCTCACCGTCGCCAATCGCCCGCCTGCTGAACAACAGCAACGACCTGATGACCGGGGTCAACCTGCTGCTGCACAACGCCAACCGCATGTTCTCCCCGGACAACGTGGCCCGGGTCAGCAGCACCCTGGACAACCTGCAGAAGACCTCCGCCAGCATCGCCGAGCAGCGCGACGACCTGCGCCAGCTGATGCAGCAACTGGGCTCCATCAGCAAGCAGACCGGCGCCATGCTGGAACAGACCACCGCGCTGATGCGCAATGCCAATGGCCTGCTCAACGACCAGGGCAAGCAGATGTTCGGCAGCGCCGAGCACGCCATGCGCTCCCTGGAGCAAAGCAGCGCCACCCTGAACAAACTGCTGAGCGACAACCAGGACTCGCTGAACAACGGCATGCAGGGCCTCAACGGCCTGGCGCCAGCCGTCCGCGAGCTGCGCGAGACCCTGAGCTCGCTGCGGGCCATCACCCGGCGCCTGGAAGCCAACCCCGGCGGTTACCTGCTGGGTAACGAGAAGAACAAGGAGTTCACGCCATGA
- a CDS encoding ABC transporter ATP-binding protein: protein MSRPPRAPAKAVIEVRGLCNRFGKQSVHENLDLDVYQGEILGVVGGSGSGKSVLLRSIVGLRQPSEGSVRVFGQDLPSLPEQQRSLIERRFGVLFQKGALFTSLTVTENVALPLIEHAGLSRADAEHLAAVKLALAGLPLSAADKYPASLSGGMIKRAALARALALDPDILFLDEPTAGLDPVGAAAFDQLILTLRDALGLSVFLVTHDLDTLYTITDRVAVLAQKKVLVADAIDIVAETDDEWIHQYFHGPRGRAAYQAATQTNEG from the coding sequence GTGAGCCGGCCGCCACGCGCGCCGGCGAAGGCAGTGATCGAGGTCCGTGGCCTGTGCAACCGCTTCGGCAAGCAGAGCGTGCACGAGAACCTCGACCTGGATGTGTACCAGGGCGAGATCCTCGGCGTGGTCGGCGGCTCGGGCAGCGGCAAGTCGGTACTGCTGCGCAGCATCGTCGGCCTGCGCCAGCCCAGCGAAGGCTCGGTGCGGGTATTCGGCCAGGACCTGCCAAGCCTGCCGGAACAGCAACGTTCGCTGATCGAACGACGCTTCGGCGTACTGTTCCAGAAGGGCGCGCTGTTCACCTCGCTGACCGTGACCGAGAACGTCGCCCTGCCATTGATCGAGCATGCCGGCCTGTCCCGTGCCGATGCCGAACACCTGGCGGCGGTCAAGCTGGCCCTGGCCGGCCTGCCGCTGTCGGCGGCCGACAAGTACCCGGCCTCGCTCTCTGGCGGGATGATCAAGCGCGCTGCCCTGGCCCGGGCGCTGGCCCTGGACCCGGACATCCTGTTTCTCGACGAACCCACCGCCGGCCTCGACCCGGTGGGCGCCGCCGCCTTTGACCAGTTGATCCTGACCCTGCGCGATGCCCTGGGGCTCAGTGTGTTCCTGGTCACCCACGACCTGGACACCCTCTACACCATCACCGACCGTGTGGCGGTGCTGGCGCAGAAAAAGGTACTGGTGGCGGATGCCATCGATATCGTCGCCGAGACCGACGACGAATGGATTCACCAATACTTCCATGGCCCTCGCGGCCGCGCGGCCTACCAGGCCGCTACACAGACCAACGAGGGATGA
- a CDS encoding ABC-type transport auxiliary lipoprotein family protein, with product MKRAYRLLAPLGLSAALALTGACSILPKGEPLDIYRLPVSQAGATAPNQALPWSLQLLKPQAGDALNSARIAVIPQGNLISSYKASRWSDPAPILLRNRLLDGFQRDGRVQLLSTDDSNLQTDLALGGDLQAFQTEYQGNAAQVVIRLDARLIRGYDQKILASRRFEVRQALAETGVPAVVTGFGQAGDALTRQVVDWAVGQGNRALKH from the coding sequence ATGAAGCGTGCCTATCGCCTGCTTGCCCCCCTGGGCCTGAGCGCCGCCCTGGCCCTGACCGGGGCCTGCTCGATACTGCCCAAGGGCGAGCCGCTGGACATCTATCGGCTGCCGGTAAGCCAGGCCGGCGCCACGGCGCCGAACCAGGCCCTGCCGTGGTCCTTGCAGTTGCTCAAGCCCCAGGCCGGGGATGCGCTGAACAGCGCACGGATCGCGGTGATTCCCCAGGGCAACCTGATCAGCAGCTACAAGGCTTCGCGCTGGAGCGACCCGGCACCGATCCTGCTGCGCAACCGCCTGCTGGACGGCTTCCAGCGCGATGGCCGGGTCCAGCTGTTGAGCACCGATGACAGCAACCTGCAGACCGACCTGGCACTGGGCGGCGACCTGCAAGCCTTCCAGACCGAATACCAGGGCAACGCCGCCCAGGTGGTGATCCGCCTGGATGCGCGGCTGATTCGTGGCTACGACCAGAAGATCCTCGCCAGCCGGCGCTTCGAAGTGCGCCAAGCGCTGGCTGAAACCGGGGTGCCGGCGGTGGTCACAGGATTTGGCCAGGCCGGCGATGCGCTGACCCGGCAAGTGGTGGATTGGGCAGTGGGGCAGGGCAATCGGGCGCTGAAACATTGA